A stretch of Eleutherodactylus coqui strain aEleCoq1 chromosome 2, aEleCoq1.hap1, whole genome shotgun sequence DNA encodes these proteins:
- the LOC136610741 gene encoding proto-oncogene Mas-like, producing the protein MISGNTTISLLTETQYWNNDTILFKPVFNIMISPVTIVLTVLGMTGNGLVVWYLSFKIKRTTSSIYIFNLAVADAGFLLFSFALHIFALLFTVIPHLKTQYEDEQVITVIGILTLACLFGYNTSLCLLTIISIERCLSVLFPIWYHCNRPKYMSSIVCTLIWTISCILCGLEFAFCYDITYNRKGIINESGKECKSVFIIICSFSFVIFIPSMLVSSFILLIKVRSSSFHRQFKKLYIVITVTVFFFLVFGMPMRVLLLVWYKHHSLPTFPVMDLFALFCVINSSINPFVYFLVGRHGQDGKITLLSILQAVFRDDLNQLRRELKKPAEETVT; encoded by the coding sequence ATGATATCAGGAAACACAACTATTAGTTTGTTGACAGAAACACAATATTGGAATAATGATACCATATTGTTCAAACCAGTATTCAATATAATGATCTCACCAGTGACCATAGTCTTAACAGTATTGGGAATGACTGGCAATGGTCTTGTAGTCTGGTATCTCTCATTTAAGATTAAAAGAACAACTTCCTCCATCTATATTTTTAACCTTGCTGTGGCTGATGCAGGATTTTTGCTGTTTTCATTTGCTTTACACATTTTTGCATTACTTTTTACCGTAATACCACATTTGAAAACACAGTATGAGGATGAACAAGTTATTACCGTGATAGGTATACTAACTCTAGCTTGTCTCTTTGGCTACAACACTAGCCTATGTCTTCTAACAATTATAAGTATTGAGAGATGCCTGTCTGTTCTCTTTCCCATATGGTATCATTGCAACAGACCAAAGTACATGTCCTCTATTGTATGTACTCTAATATGGACCATTTCTTGCATTCTGTGTGGACTTGAGTTTGCATTTTGTTACGACATAACCTACAACCGTAAAGGTATCATTAACGAGTCCGGAAAGGAATGTAAATCTGTCTTTATCATTATCTGTAGTTTTAGCTTTGTAATTTTCATTCCATCCATGTTAGTTTCAAGTTTTATTCTGCTTATCAAAGTAAGGTCAAGTTCTTTTCATCGACAGTTCAAGAAGTTATATATTGTCATCACAGTAACAGTCTTTTTTTTCCTAGTGTTTGGAATGCCCATGAGGGTGTTGTTGCTGGTATGGTACAAACACCATAGCTTGCCAACCTTTCCTGTCATGGACCTTTTTGCTCTGTTTTGTGTAATTAACAGTAGCATAAACCCATTTGTCTATTTCCTGGTTGGCCGTCATGGACAGGATGGAAAAATTACACTTCTATCAATTTTACAGGCAGTTTTTCGAGATGATTTAAATCAGTTAAGGAGGGAGCtaaaaaaaccagcagaagagaCCGTAACATGA